The following proteins come from a genomic window of Pararhodobacter sp.:
- a CDS encoding glutathione S-transferase: MTATLYCFGESGNAYKAALTATLAGYDWEPRFVDFFGGETRAPEFRALNVMGEVPVLVDGDLTLSQSGAIQLHIARQTGKLGGAADQQDEVLRWILWDNHKLSSQAGMTRFLMNFLPEDKRPNDVIGFMQGRLKAAYATLNAHLEGRDWIVGDGVTIADCACCGYLYYPEPFGFDRADWPNIDRWLGNIAALPGWKHPYDMMPGSPADRVKA; encoded by the coding sequence CGACGCTGGCGGGCTATGACTGGGAGCCACGGTTTGTGGATTTCTTTGGCGGCGAAACCCGCGCGCCCGAATTTCGTGCGCTCAATGTGATGGGCGAGGTTCCGGTGCTGGTGGACGGCGACTTGACGCTCAGCCAATCGGGCGCGATCCAGTTGCATATCGCGCGCCAGACCGGCAAGCTGGGAGGGGCGGCGGATCAGCAAGACGAGGTTCTGCGCTGGATCCTGTGGGACAATCACAAGCTGTCGTCGCAGGCGGGCATGACCCGTTTCCTGATGAATTTCCTGCCCGAGGACAAACGCCCCAACGACGTGATCGGCTTCATGCAGGGCCGACTGAAAGCCGCCTATGCCACGCTGAACGCCCATCTTGAGGGGCGTGACTGGATCGTGGGCGACGGCGTGACCATCGCCGACTGCGCCTGCTGTGGCTATCTCTATTACCCCGAACCCTTCGGCTTTGACCGCGCCGATTGGCCCAATATCGACCGTTGGCTGGGCAATATCGCTGCCCTGCCCGGCTGGAAACACCCCTATGACATGATGCCCGGATCGCCTGCCGACCGGGTCAAGGCCTGA
- a CDS encoding acetyl-CoA C-acetyltransferase — translation MIDAYIYDAARTVRGKGRKDGSLHEVTAARLSAIALNALKDRNDLDTTAIEDVIWGNVTQIGEQGACLARTAVLASDFAESVPGVSVNRFCASGLEAVNMAANQIRGGAGMAYVAGGVECMSRVPMGTDGGAIAVDPSIAIDNYFVPQGISADIIATKFGFSRDEADALAVESQKRAAAAWAAGYFNKTVVPVKDINGLTILDHDEFMRPQTDMQSLGSLKPSFKDMGEVMPGFDKIAMMKYPELERINHIHHAGNSSGIVDGAAAILIGNKEFGEKYGLTPRARIRATAKIGTDPTIMLTGPVPVTEKILRDSGMSISDIDLFEVNEAFAAVVMRFMQAFNVDGSKVNVNGGSIAMGHPLGATGAIILGTLLDELERTGKGTGLATLCIGSGMGAATIIERV, via the coding sequence ATGATTGATGCCTATATTTATGACGCTGCGCGCACGGTGCGTGGCAAAGGCCGCAAAGATGGCAGCCTGCACGAAGTGACCGCCGCGCGGCTGTCGGCGATTGCGCTGAACGCGCTGAAGGATCGCAACGATCTGGACACCACGGCGATCGAGGATGTGATCTGGGGCAACGTCACCCAGATCGGCGAGCAGGGCGCCTGCCTTGCGCGGACCGCTGTGCTGGCCTCGGATTTCGCGGAATCCGTGCCCGGTGTCAGCGTCAACCGCTTCTGTGCCAGCGGTCTGGAAGCGGTGAACATGGCCGCCAACCAGATCCGTGGCGGGGCCGGGATGGCCTATGTCGCGGGCGGCGTGGAATGCATGAGCCGGGTGCCGATGGGCACCGACGGCGGGGCGATTGCCGTCGATCCGTCGATTGCCATCGACAATTATTTTGTGCCGCAGGGCATTTCGGCCGATATCATTGCCACCAAATTCGGCTTCAGCCGCGATGAGGCGGACGCGCTGGCGGTGGAAAGCCAAAAGCGGGCAGCGGCGGCCTGGGCGGCGGGGTATTTCAACAAGACCGTGGTTCCGGTTAAGGATATCAATGGCTTGACCATTCTGGACCATGACGAGTTCATGCGCCCGCAGACCGATATGCAGAGCCTCGGATCGCTCAAGCCGTCGTTCAAGGACATGGGCGAGGTGATGCCCGGTTTCGACAAGATCGCCATGATGAAATACCCGGAACTGGAGCGGATCAACCATATCCACCACGCGGGGAATTCATCCGGCATCGTGGACGGGGCCGCGGCGATCCTGATCGGCAACAAGGAGTTTGGCGAGAAATACGGGCTGACGCCGCGCGCCCGCATCCGCGCCACCGCGAAAATCGGCACGGACCCCACGATCATGCTGACCGGCCCGGTTCCGGTGACCGAAAAGATCCTGCGCGACAGTGGCATGTCGATCAGCGACATCGACCTGTTCGAGGTCAACGAGGCGTTCGCGGCGGTCGTCATGCGCTTCATGCAGGCGTTCAACGTCGATGGCTCGAAGGTCAACGTCAACGGCGGCTCGATTGCCATGGGGCACCCGCTGGGCGCGACCGGCGCGATCATTCTGGGCACGCTGCTGGACGAGTTGGAGCGCACCGGCAAGGGCACGGGCCTGGCGACACTGTGCATCGGCTCGGGCATGGGTGCGGCGACGATCATCGAGCGCGTCTGA